In the Campylobacter showae genome, one interval contains:
- the purQ gene encoding phosphoribosylformylglycinamidine synthase subunit PurQ, translated as MKVAIVLFPGTNCEQDTKYAFELLGCQTQIIWHKESEINADLIVLPGGFSYGDYLRTAAIAKFSPAMSAVVKHAQKGGYVLGICNGFQMLCELKLLVGAMRRNENLSFISKYHHLKVISNANKFLSNLSVGEIVNIPIAHGEGNFYADETTLKGLYDNDQVLLKYCDANGAALNPNGSVDEVAGICDKNKKIFGLMPHPERACEKFLGTDDGLKMLKGLVC; from the coding sequence ATGAAAGTCGCCATCGTTTTGTTTCCAGGCACGAACTGCGAGCAAGATACAAAGTATGCCTTTGAGCTTTTGGGTTGCCAAACGCAGATAATCTGGCATAAAGAAAGCGAGATAAATGCCGATCTTATCGTGCTTCCGGGCGGGTTTAGCTACGGCGACTACCTACGCACGGCAGCTATCGCTAAATTTAGCCCTGCGATGAGTGCAGTCGTAAAACACGCCCAAAAAGGCGGATACGTGCTTGGAATTTGCAACGGATTTCAGATGCTGTGCGAGCTAAAACTACTCGTGGGCGCAATGAGACGAAACGAAAATTTAAGCTTCATCTCAAAATACCACCACCTAAAAGTGATCTCTAACGCAAATAAATTTCTCTCAAATTTAAGCGTAGGCGAGATCGTAAACATCCCGATCGCTCACGGCGAGGGTAACTTTTACGCCGACGAGACGACGTTAAAAGGTCTCTACGACAACGATCAGGTCCTGCTAAAATACTGCGACGCAAACGGCGCCGCGCTAAATCCAAACGGCTCGGTCGACGAGGTGGCTGGAATTTGCGATAAGAACAAAAAGATATTCGGTCTCATGCCTCACCCAGAGCGCGCCTGCGAGAAGTTTTTGGGTACGGACGATGGATTAAAGATGCTAAAAGGGCTAGTTTGCTAA
- a CDS encoding S41 family peptidase — MFLFSSVAGAMIFGAVFSANLNAKATEDGSNSKLQSLSKLTKTISTIEKYYVDDLQFKEIVDKAIEGLLNNLDAHSGFLNEKAFKDMQVQTNGEFGGLGITVGMKDGALTVISPIENTPADKAGIKSGDIILRIDGNATLGTTIDEAVNKMRGKPKTPITITIVRKGEQKPFDVKLVRDIISVESVYAKMIEKDNILYLRVTNFDKHVTEKAEEFIKKYPKAEGIILDLRNNPGGLLNQAVGLTNLFIDNGVIVSQKGRNESENSEFKAARANKITNLPLAVLVNGGSASASEIVSGSLQDHKRAVVIGEKTFGKGSVQIILPVDDKEAIRLTIARYYLPSGRTIQATGVEPDIIVFPGKVPQHDENAFSIKESELKKHLTNELSKIDANSDKNSTKITDNKTIITEANVNDDIQLKSAIDAIKILQLK, encoded by the coding sequence ATGTTTTTGTTTTCGAGCGTTGCGGGCGCGATGATTTTCGGAGCGGTTTTTAGCGCAAATTTAAATGCTAAAGCCACCGAGGACGGCTCAAATTCTAAACTACAATCGCTCTCAAAACTTACAAAAACCATTTCTACTATCGAAAAATACTATGTTGATGATTTACAGTTTAAAGAGATCGTGGATAAAGCTATAGAGGGGCTTTTGAACAACCTCGACGCACATTCCGGATTTTTAAACGAAAAGGCGTTTAAAGATATGCAAGTGCAGACAAACGGGGAATTTGGCGGCCTTGGCATCACGGTCGGTATGAAAGACGGCGCGCTAACCGTCATCTCGCCTATCGAAAATACGCCTGCGGATAAAGCCGGCATAAAAAGCGGCGACATCATACTTCGCATCGACGGAAACGCGACTCTAGGCACTACCATAGACGAAGCGGTAAATAAAATGCGCGGCAAACCAAAGACGCCTATCACGATAACTATCGTGCGAAAAGGCGAGCAAAAACCGTTTGACGTGAAGCTCGTGCGCGACATCATCTCGGTCGAGTCCGTTTACGCAAAGATGATCGAAAAAGACAACATCCTCTATCTTCGCGTGACGAATTTTGATAAGCACGTAACCGAAAAGGCAGAGGAATTTATCAAAAAATATCCAAAAGCGGAAGGCATCATCCTTGACCTTCGAAACAACCCGGGCGGACTTTTAAACCAAGCGGTCGGACTGACGAATTTGTTTATAGATAACGGTGTGATCGTATCTCAAAAGGGCAGAAACGAGAGCGAAAATAGCGAATTTAAAGCCGCGAGAGCAAATAAAATCACAAATTTACCGCTTGCGGTGCTAGTTAACGGTGGAAGCGCGAGCGCGAGCGAGATCGTGAGCGGATCGCTACAAGACCACAAACGAGCCGTTGTTATCGGTGAAAAGACGTTCGGTAAAGGTAGCGTGCAGATCATCCTGCCAGTCGATGACAAAGAGGCTATCCGCCTAACGATAGCTCGCTACTATCTGCCTAGCGGCCGCACTATACAAGCAACGGGCGTGGAGCCTGATATTATCGTATTTCCTGGTAAAGTGCCTCAGCATGACGAAAATGCCTTTTCTATAAAAGAGAGCGAACTAAAAAAACACCTAACCAACGAACTGAGCAAAATAGACGCAAATAGCGACAAAAACTCTACGAAAATCACGGATAATAAGACTATAATAACCGAGGCTAACGTAAACGACGATATACAGCTAAAATCGGCGATTGACGCGATCAAAATTTTACAGCTAAAATAA
- the purC gene encoding phosphoribosylaminoimidazolesuccinocarboxamide synthase, with the protein MQKKELIYEGKGKKMFATDDANLLIAEFKDDLTAFDAQKRGNEAGKGALNNKISTQLFNLLKEKGIPTHLVETLSDTEQLVKKCEIIPLEVVVRNIATGSLTKRLAIKEGTVLSFPLVEFYYKNDDLHDPLVNDEHCLIMGLVKSENDLDRLKHMGREINAILFKFFADRNLKLVDFKVEFGVDKDGNILLADEISPDSCRFWDATTNEKLDKDRFRQDLGNVKVAYEEVLKRILSKV; encoded by the coding sequence ATGCAAAAAAAAGAGCTGATCTACGAGGGTAAGGGAAAAAAGATGTTCGCAACGGACGATGCGAACTTGCTAATAGCGGAATTTAAGGACGACCTAACCGCCTTTGATGCGCAAAAAAGAGGCAATGAAGCCGGCAAGGGCGCGCTAAATAACAAAATTTCGACGCAGCTTTTTAATCTTTTAAAAGAAAAAGGCATACCGACTCACCTGGTCGAAACTCTAAGCGACACCGAACAGCTCGTGAAAAAATGCGAAATCATCCCGCTTGAAGTGGTCGTGAGAAACATCGCTACCGGCTCGCTAACAAAGCGCCTTGCGATAAAAGAAGGCACGGTTTTGTCGTTTCCATTGGTAGAGTTTTACTACAAAAACGACGACCTGCACGATCCGCTCGTAAACGACGAACACTGCCTAATCATGGGCTTAGTTAAGAGCGAAAACGACCTTGACAGACTAAAGCATATGGGTCGCGAGATAAACGCTATCCTCTTTAAATTTTTCGCAGACAGAAACTTAAAATTAGTCGATTTTAAAGTGGAATTTGGCGTCGATAAGGACGGAAATATCCTTCTAGCAGACGAGATCAGTCCGGATAGCTGCCGCTTTTGGGACGCGACTACGAACGAAAAACTCGATAAAGATAGATTCCGTCAGGATCTTGGCAACGTAAAAGTCGCCTACGAAGAAGTTTTAAAAAGAATTTTATCTAAGGTTTAA
- a CDS encoding tyrosine-type recombinase/integrase encodes MKYALDCKDSFENSFIFWLTRYVKFKLSSLSNKELRDPKALASVNFALSREIKNIDQLDGLVKSARNAGLTGINTYFNPLKKIFETLKFYELESLKQIDEELLSEVLASVTGGLSDASKKNYRISAINFFAFLDKQNEEDGKAHVFDIELKNWGGVGGARGQKLPEFMSEDEVKRFLEAIENAEFKSNANRNKLIIKIIIFTGIRVSEALSLKRKDIAEDGELYVIRIRGKGNKYRIVMIKRRLIEAHLDAIAINYINKEGYLFINKKGTRLTQAYVSRIVEQILFKAGIRKEKNGAHMLRHTFATMLYKKQKDLVLVQEALGHASLNTSRIYTHFDSEKLKLAAQVAEELSGE; translated from the coding sequence TTGAAATACGCGCTTGATTGCAAGGATAGTTTTGAAAACTCGTTTATATTTTGGCTGACTCGTTACGTCAAATTTAAACTTAGCTCGCTCTCAAACAAAGAGCTTCGCGACCCAAAGGCGCTAGCAAGCGTAAATTTCGCCCTTAGCCGCGAGATAAAAAACATCGACCAGCTAGACGGCCTCGTAAAATCGGCTAGAAACGCGGGACTAACGGGCATAAATACATACTTTAATCCGCTTAAAAAGATATTCGAGACGCTCAAATTTTACGAGCTAGAGAGCCTAAAGCAGATCGACGAAGAGCTGCTAAGCGAGGTGCTAGCTAGCGTCACGGGCGGACTAAGCGACGCGAGCAAGAAAAACTACCGCATAAGCGCGATAAATTTTTTCGCATTTTTAGACAAGCAAAACGAAGAGGACGGCAAGGCGCACGTCTTTGACATCGAGCTAAAAAACTGGGGCGGCGTGGGCGGAGCGCGCGGGCAAAAACTGCCTGAGTTTATGAGCGAGGATGAGGTCAAGAGATTTTTGGAAGCGATCGAAAACGCGGAGTTTAAAAGCAACGCCAACCGCAACAAGCTCATCATCAAAATTATCATTTTCACCGGCATCCGCGTGAGCGAGGCGCTAAGCCTAAAGCGAAAAGATATAGCCGAGGACGGCGAGCTCTACGTCATAAGAATCCGCGGCAAAGGCAACAAGTACCGCATCGTCATGATCAAGCGCCGCCTCATCGAAGCCCACCTGGACGCGATCGCGATAAACTATATAAATAAAGAAGGCTATCTTTTTATCAACAAAAAAGGCACGCGTCTAACGCAGGCCTACGTGAGCCGCATCGTCGAGCAGATACTCTTTAAAGCCGGAATCCGTAAGGAAAAAAACGGCGCTCACATGCTGCGCCATACCTTTGCCACGATGCTTTACAAAAAGCAAAAAGACCTGGTTTTGGTGCAAGAAGCGCTCGGACACGCAAGCCTGAACACTTCGCGAATTTACACGCATTTTGATAGCGAAAAGCTAAAGCTTGCCGCACAGGTAGCCGAGGAGCTAAGCGGAGAATAG
- a CDS encoding molybdopterin dinucleotide binding domain-containing protein, with protein MKRREFLKNAAMISAIGATAAVADDAAKIKDDYKPQGNSAQPEFSVKDGKILMNDGHSVVFSMCHGCVAKCGLRLHVDEKADRVLRCTGNPYHPLSNVHWASFETSINDALLATTASGEDDRRATVCARGAALPEMIASPIRILSPLKRVGKRGEGKWEKISFERLIEEVVEGGDLFGEGHVDGLRAIYSDELIDEANPEYGTKRNQLLSFYLYDGRSDIVDRFIKKSFGTVNHYSHGGICGGGFRVGGKIAHNAKGFAHTKPDYENSKFSIYWGTSPANGGNPFQKQAKMVAHARSVNDGFTYAVIDPTVTNAVKFAASDKGRWIGIKPGTDSALAMAMIRWIIENEKYAENYLMQPNLEQAKLAGEIHWCNATHLVITQKGHPDYGKFALAGDEWQVCSQSGKIQSYKINEPAKLYYEGKILLGGKEVEVKSSMQLLKESAYKHSLEEYSKICGVSMDDILWLCENFTKNGRQVSTNVHGGMMHTQAAMSTYAIFCLNTLMGTYGYKGGSVNASAGTHEFLKGRYDLENFEGAYKPNGLNLSRSGKYYETSSEFKRKVAAGGSGYPAQQPWYPISMPLVNETLTSHAAGYPYKVKAFINYMTNVMYGQAGLEVAVLDALKDSKNLPLFIGIDAFMNETNAYADYIVPDGVNLENWALPNSLWGTIAKTSVVRYPAVTAKQDRAADGTVIDVEAFYIAVAKRLGLKGFGKGAFKDKDGKPMDLDTKEQYYAAALANLAFDGAGVKDIDKEDLKLSKISKTMKKLEPFLKDEEKVKVAHVLAKGGRFDDYESAYAGDKMTVKVPTATPAAIYYEPLGGHRHSITGKYMPGTPTLALAVASDGTPLEKFFPKSEWKYLVSSRKSNIQHYYTIVSPKLRAIHPKNFVRIAEDIASEQGIKTGDTVKITTPYGSQTGEAFVTNGVASGVISLEHGFGHDEFGARMHFIDGKPAFWLESAGKGVNHNKLGLLDPKRKGKFSLNDWLVGTCARQALPANIRKIG; from the coding sequence ATGAAAAGACGAGAATTTTTAAAAAACGCGGCGATGATCTCGGCCATAGGCGCGACCGCTGCGGTAGCGGACGACGCTGCTAAAATAAAAGACGACTACAAGCCGCAGGGAAATTCCGCCCAGCCCGAATTTAGCGTAAAAGACGGCAAAATTTTAATGAACGACGGACATAGCGTGGTATTTTCGATGTGTCACGGCTGCGTGGCAAAGTGCGGACTACGCCTGCACGTGGACGAAAAAGCAGACCGCGTGCTAAGATGCACGGGCAACCCATACCATCCGCTATCAAACGTGCACTGGGCGAGCTTTGAGACCTCGATAAACGACGCCTTGCTAGCGACCACGGCTAGCGGCGAGGACGATCGGCGCGCCACCGTATGCGCTAGAGGCGCAGCGCTGCCCGAGATGATAGCCTCGCCTATTAGGATTTTATCTCCGCTAAAGCGAGTAGGCAAAAGAGGCGAGGGTAAGTGGGAAAAGATCAGCTTCGAACGTCTCATCGAGGAGGTCGTCGAGGGTGGGGATCTTTTCGGCGAGGGGCACGTGGACGGGCTTAGAGCCATATACTCAGACGAGCTCATCGACGAGGCAAATCCCGAATACGGCACCAAGCGCAACCAGCTTTTGAGCTTTTATCTCTACGACGGGCGCTCGGATATCGTCGATCGCTTTATCAAAAAATCTTTCGGCACCGTAAATCACTACTCGCACGGCGGTATCTGCGGCGGCGGCTTTAGAGTGGGCGGCAAGATCGCGCACAACGCAAAGGGCTTTGCTCACACCAAGCCCGACTACGAAAATTCCAAATTTAGCATCTACTGGGGCACCTCGCCCGCAAACGGCGGAAATCCGTTTCAAAAGCAAGCTAAAATGGTCGCCCACGCAAGAAGCGTAAACGATGGCTTCACTTACGCCGTGATCGATCCTACGGTAACAAACGCCGTCAAATTCGCCGCCTCCGATAAAGGCCGCTGGATCGGCATAAAACCGGGCACCGACTCGGCGCTTGCTATGGCGATGATACGCTGGATCATCGAAAACGAAAAATACGCCGAAAACTACCTCATGCAGCCAAATTTAGAGCAAGCAAAGCTAGCCGGCGAGATACACTGGTGCAACGCCACCCACCTAGTCATCACGCAAAAAGGCCACCCAGACTACGGTAAATTTGCGCTCGCGGGCGACGAGTGGCAGGTCTGCTCACAAAGCGGCAAAATCCAAAGCTACAAGATAAACGAACCCGCCAAACTCTACTACGAGGGTAAAATTTTACTGGGCGGCAAGGAGGTCGAGGTCAAAAGCTCGATGCAGCTGCTAAAAGAGTCGGCCTATAAACACAGCCTTGAGGAGTACTCTAAAATTTGCGGCGTGAGCATGGACGATATCCTCTGGCTGTGCGAAAATTTCACCAAAAACGGCAGGCAGGTCAGCACCAACGTCCACGGCGGAATGATGCACACGCAAGCAGCGATGAGCACGTATGCGATATTTTGCTTAAACACGCTAATGGGCACCTACGGCTACAAGGGCGGCAGCGTAAATGCAAGCGCGGGCACGCATGAGTTTTTAAAGGGTAGATACGATCTAGAAAATTTCGAGGGCGCATACAAGCCAAACGGGCTAAATTTATCCCGCTCAGGCAAGTATTACGAAACGAGCTCGGAGTTTAAGCGTAAAGTCGCGGCAGGCGGCAGCGGTTATCCTGCACAGCAGCCGTGGTATCCTATCTCGATGCCGCTAGTAAACGAAACGCTCACCAGCCACGCCGCGGGCTATCCGTACAAGGTAAAAGCGTTTATAAACTACATGACAAACGTGATGTATGGACAGGCGGGGCTCGAGGTCGCGGTACTCGACGCGCTAAAAGATAGCAAAAATTTGCCGCTTTTCATCGGTATCGACGCCTTTATGAACGAAACCAACGCCTACGCCGACTATATCGTACCAGACGGCGTAAATCTCGAAAACTGGGCGCTTCCAAACTCGCTTTGGGGCACGATAGCTAAAACCTCGGTCGTGCGCTACCCGGCCGTTACCGCCAAACAAGACCGCGCCGCAGACGGCACGGTGATCGACGTGGAGGCCTTTTATATCGCGGTGGCAAAGAGGCTCGGGCTCAAAGGATTTGGCAAGGGCGCCTTTAAAGATAAAGACGGAAAGCCGATGGATCTGGATACGAAAGAGCAGTATTATGCCGCGGCGCTGGCAAATTTGGCCTTTGACGGAGCGGGCGTGAAAGACATCGACAAAGAGGACTTGAAGCTTAGCAAAATTTCAAAAACCATGAAAAAGCTAGAGCCGTTTTTAAAAGACGAGGAAAAAGTAAAAGTCGCGCACGTGCTGGCAAAGGGCGGTAGATTTGACGATTACGAGAGCGCTTATGCGGGCGATAAAATGACGGTAAAAGTACCCACCGCCACGCCTGCTGCGATCTACTACGAGCCCCTTGGCGGACACAGACACTCTATCACGGGCAAGTACATGCCGGGCACTCCGACTCTAGCTCTTGCGGTGGCTAGTGACGGCACTCCGCTAGAAAAGTTTTTCCCAAAATCAGAATGGAAATACCTCGTAAGCTCGAGAAAATCAAATATCCAGCACTACTACACGATAGTTAGTCCAAAGTTGCGCGCCATACATCCGAAAAATTTTGTCAGGATCGCCGAGGATATCGCGAGCGAGCAGGGTATCAAGACTGGCGACACGGTCAAGATCACGACGCCGTACGGCTCGCAAACGGGCGAGGCCTTTGTAACAAACGGCGTTGCTAGCGGCGTCATCAGCCTCGAGCACGGATTTGGACACGATGAGTTCGGCGCTAGGATGCATTTTATCGACGGTAAACCGGCCTTTTGGCTAGAAAGCGCGGGAAAAGGGGTAAATCACAACAAACTAGGCCTGCTAGATCCAAAGCGAAAGGGCAAATTTAGCCTAAACGACTGGCTGGTGGGCACCTGCGCTAGACAGGCGCTACCTGCAAATATCCGTAAAATCGGCTAA
- a CDS encoding ATP-dependent Clp protease ATP-binding subunit translates to MANLGENLTAQMQELVEKGVALAIHAKNPQTFPLHLLWAQVADSGSLLNQVFNKMNVGKDAVELEVKSKAAQLPTSSNVSKENVQISKELINSLESAKALMVSMGDSYIAVDTWIISALELPEIKQILGKFTDVLEIRKNLESIRAGRKIDSQTSDETLDSLEKYGIDLTAKALNKELDPVIGRDEEITRMMQILIRKSKNNPILLGEPGVGKTAIVEGLAQKIVAKDVPTSLANKRVVALDMSALIAGAKYRGEFEDRLKAVINEVKSAGNIILFIDEIHTIVGAGASEGSMDAANILKPALARGELHAVGATTLKEYRKYFEKDAALQRRFQPIDVKEPSVNEALQILRGIKERLEVHHGVTITDSALVAAAKLSDRYISNRFLPDKAIDLIDEAAAELKMQIESEPYELARIKREIVTLQVEKEALKMEDEAKNAARLSEIEKEIADLNEQKHALDGKFENEKAVFGGISKAKKEIDSLKSEAEIARRNGDLQRAAEIEYGKILEAANRQKELEKKWDEMKKSGVLLKNQVDEELVAEILSKWTGISVSKMLTSEKQKYLMIEEHLRESVVGQDAALHALARAIKRNKAGLNEGARPIGSFLFLGPTGVGKTQSAKALAKFLFDDERALIRFDMSEYMEKHSVSRLLGAPPGYVGYDEGGQLTEAVRRRPYSVILFDEIEKAHKDVFNVLLGILDDGRATDNKGVTVDFKNTIIILTSNIASNFIMDLKGEEREQAVKNELKNYFKPEFLNRLDDTIIFNPLDEDGLIKIVDIMFKELEKTLQNRGIKASLSEEAKKFIAGAGFDIVYGARPLRRALYELVEDPLADMILRDELESGDEIVIGNDKEKITISKI, encoded by the coding sequence ATGGCGAATTTAGGCGAAAATTTAACCGCACAAATGCAAGAGCTGGTAGAAAAGGGCGTCGCGCTAGCGATACATGCGAAAAATCCGCAAACGTTTCCGCTTCACTTGCTTTGGGCTCAGGTCGCAGATAGCGGCTCGCTACTCAACCAAGTCTTTAACAAAATGAACGTCGGCAAGGATGCGGTGGAACTTGAAGTAAAAAGCAAAGCCGCGCAGCTACCGACAAGCTCAAACGTGAGCAAAGAAAACGTGCAAATTTCAAAGGAGCTCATAAACTCTCTTGAAAGCGCAAAAGCTCTGATGGTGAGCATGGGAGATAGCTATATCGCGGTAGATACGTGGATTATCTCGGCGCTTGAGCTGCCTGAGATCAAGCAAATTTTAGGCAAATTTACCGACGTTTTAGAAATCCGTAAAAATTTAGAAAGCATCAGGGCAGGGCGCAAGATAGATAGCCAAACCAGTGACGAGACGCTAGATAGTCTTGAAAAGTACGGTATCGATCTAACCGCAAAGGCGCTAAATAAGGAGCTTGATCCGGTTATCGGGCGCGATGAGGAGATCACGCGCATGATGCAAATTTTAATAAGAAAAAGCAAGAATAATCCTATTTTATTAGGCGAGCCGGGCGTGGGTAAAACCGCTATCGTAGAGGGCTTAGCGCAAAAAATCGTGGCAAAAGACGTACCCACTAGTCTAGCAAACAAACGCGTAGTAGCACTCGATATGAGCGCGCTGATCGCGGGCGCAAAATACCGCGGCGAGTTTGAAGACAGGTTAAAAGCCGTCATAAACGAGGTAAAAAGCGCTGGAAATATCATCCTGTTTATCGACGAGATCCACACCATCGTGGGTGCTGGCGCTAGCGAAGGCAGCATGGATGCGGCAAATATCCTAAAACCGGCGCTTGCTAGAGGCGAGCTGCACGCCGTAGGCGCTACGACGCTAAAAGAGTACCGCAAGTATTTTGAAAAAGACGCTGCGTTGCAACGCCGCTTTCAGCCTATCGACGTAAAAGAACCTAGCGTAAACGAAGCGCTTCAAATTTTACGCGGCATAAAAGAGCGCCTCGAGGTGCACCACGGCGTGACGATCACCGATAGCGCGCTGGTCGCGGCGGCAAAGCTAAGCGACCGCTATATCTCAAACCGCTTCTTGCCCGATAAAGCGATCGATCTCATCGACGAGGCCGCAGCCGAGCTCAAAATGCAGATAGAAAGCGAGCCGTACGAACTCGCCCGCATCAAGCGCGAGATCGTAACGCTACAAGTCGAAAAAGAGGCGCTAAAAATGGAAGACGAGGCCAAAAACGCCGCTCGCCTAAGCGAAATCGAAAAAGAAATCGCAGATCTAAACGAACAAAAACACGCTCTTGACGGTAAATTTGAAAACGAAAAGGCGGTTTTTGGCGGTATCTCAAAAGCAAAAAAAGAGATAGATAGCCTAAAAAGCGAGGCCGAGATAGCGCGTAGAAACGGCGATCTGCAGCGCGCGGCCGAGATAGAATACGGCAAAATTTTAGAAGCGGCCAACCGCCAAAAAGAGCTCGAAAAAAAATGGGACGAGATGAAAAAATCAGGCGTGCTGCTCAAAAATCAGGTCGATGAGGAGCTGGTGGCTGAAATACTAAGCAAATGGACGGGAATTTCAGTCAGCAAAATGCTAACTAGCGAAAAGCAAAAATATCTGATGATCGAGGAGCATTTGCGCGAAAGCGTCGTCGGTCAGGATGCCGCGCTGCACGCTCTAGCAAGAGCCATCAAGCGAAACAAAGCGGGCCTAAACGAGGGCGCGCGGCCGATCGGATCGTTTTTGTTTTTAGGGCCTACGGGCGTGGGTAAAACGCAGTCGGCGAAGGCTTTGGCTAAATTTTTATTTGACGACGAGCGCGCGCTCATACGCTTTGATATGAGCGAATACATGGAAAAACACAGCGTCTCTCGCCTGCTCGGAGCGCCTCCCGGATATGTGGGTTACGACGAGGGCGGACAGCTAACCGAGGCCGTGCGAAGACGTCCGTATAGCGTCATACTTTTTGACGAGATAGAAAAAGCTCACAAGGACGTGTTTAACGTGCTTTTAGGCATCCTAGACGACGGAAGGGCGACTGATAATAAAGGCGTGACGGTCGATTTTAAAAACACGATCATCATCCTCACGTCCAACATCGCGTCGAATTTCATCATGGATCTAAAAGGCGAGGAGCGCGAACAAGCGGTCAAAAACGAGCTTAAAAACTACTTTAAACCCGAGTTTTTAAACCGTCTTGACGACACGATAATCTTTAATCCGCTCGATGAAGACGGACTAATAAAAATCGTAGATATAATGTTTAAAGAGCTTGAAAAAACGCTGCAAAATCGCGGTATCAAGGCAAGCCTAAGCGAAGAGGCGAAGAAATTTATCGCGGGTGCGGGCTTTGACATCGTTTACGGCGCTAGACCTTTGCGCCGCGCGCTATACGAGCTAGTGGAAGACCCGCTAGCCGATATGATCCTGCGAGACGAGCTTGAAAGCGGCGACGAGATCGTAATCGGTAACGACAAAGAAAAAATAACGATCTCTAAAATTTAA
- the purS gene encoding phosphoribosylformylglycinamidine synthase subunit PurS yields the protein MKAIINVSLKNGVLDPQGKAVEHALGSLGFNNVSGVRIGKQIVLDVNAASKDEARKELTKMCEELLANTVIEDYEINLNDKCESAK from the coding sequence ATGAAAGCTATTATCAACGTATCCCTAAAAAACGGCGTTTTAGACCCGCAAGGAAAGGCCGTCGAGCATGCACTCGGCTCGCTTGGATTTAACAACGTAAGCGGCGTGCGAATAGGCAAACAAATCGTGCTGGATGTAAACGCCGCAAGCAAAGACGAAGCGCGCAAGGAGCTCACCAAAATGTGCGAAGAGTTGCTCGCAAACACCGTCATAGAGGACTACGAGATAAATTTGAACGACAAATGTGAGAGCGCAAAATGA
- a CDS encoding 4Fe-4S dicluster domain-containing protein: protein MQSTLGSRRSFIAAAGVFIAATALRAAPNKFEKTKGPRYGMVIDLTRCVGCQSCTMNCAMENNVQAGAFRTIVSEYEASDKDGNRAVIASLPRLCNHCENPACIDVCPTGASHQRSNGIVKVNSAECIGCALCAEACPYHARYLSMQTYKVDKCTFCDHRLREGLLPACVETCVGGSRIIGDLNDKNSNIRKFLAAHETMVLDSPKNTHPQVFYHGVSEILAKNDKELAAKNGYKQAISWSEEIAL from the coding sequence ATGCAATCAACGCTAGGTTCGCGTCGTAGCTTTATTGCTGCGGCGGGTGTTTTTATAGCGGCGACCGCGCTCAGGGCCGCTCCGAATAAATTTGAAAAAACCAAAGGTCCGCGCTACGGCATGGTCATCGACCTCACGCGCTGCGTCGGCTGTCAGTCTTGCACGATGAACTGCGCAATGGAAAATAACGTCCAAGCAGGCGCCTTTAGGACGATCGTTTCGGAGTACGAAGCTAGCGACAAAGACGGCAACCGCGCCGTTATCGCTTCGCTACCGCGCCTTTGCAATCACTGCGAAAACCCCGCCTGTATCGACGTTTGTCCGACGGGAGCGAGCCACCAAAGAAGCAACGGCATCGTCAAAGTAAATAGCGCCGAGTGTATCGGCTGCGCGCTTTGCGCCGAGGCCTGTCCGTATCACGCCAGATACCTTAGCATGCAGACCTATAAAGTCGATAAATGCACCTTCTGCGACCACAGACTGCGCGAGGGATTGCTACCTGCGTGCGTGGAGACCTGCGTGGGCGGAAGCCGCATAATAGGCGATCTAAACGACAAAAACTCAAATATCAGAAAATTTTTAGCCGCTCACGAGACGATGGTGTTAGACAGTCCGAAAAATACGCACCCGCAGGTTTTTTATCACGGCGTGAGCGAAATTTTGGCTAAAAACGACAAGGAGCTGGCGGCTAAAAACGGCTACAAGCAAGCGATCAGCTGGAGCGAAGAGATCGCGCTGTAA